The Gopherus evgoodei ecotype Sinaloan lineage chromosome 8, rGopEvg1_v1.p, whole genome shotgun sequence genome includes a region encoding these proteins:
- the SEC22B gene encoding vesicle-trafficking protein SEC22b isoform X2 yields MVLLTMIARVADGLPLAASMQEDEQSGRDLQQYQSQAKQLFRKLNEQSPTRCTLEAGSMAFHLSQLRPWNLPLTVEKSGVLYEPGMPDTYIQKTKKLYIDSRARRNLGSINTELQDVQRIMVANIEEVLQRGEALSALDSKANNLSSLSKKYRQDAKYLNMRSTYAKLAAVAVFFIMLIVYVRFWWL; encoded by the exons ATGGTGCTGCTGACTATGATCGCGCGGGTGGCGGACGGGCTCCCCCTGGCCGCCTCCATGCAGGAGGATGAGCAG tcaggtCGGGACCTGCAGCAGTATCAGAGCCAAGCTAAACAGCTTTTCCGGAAGCTGAATGAACAGTCGCCTACCAGATGCACCCTAGAAGCAGGATCCATGGCTTTCCA CCTCTCCCAGCTCAGGCCATGGAACTTaccactgacagtggagaaatcTGGTGTTCTCTATGAGCCAGGAATGCCAG ACACTTACATTCAGAAAACCAAAAAACTCTACATTGACAGCCGTGCAAGAAGGAACTTAGGCTCCATCAATACAGAGTTACAGGATGTGCAGAGAATCATGGTGGCCAACATTGAAGAAGTCTTACAGCGAGGAGAGGCGCTCTCAG CTTTGGATTCCAAGGCCAACAACTTGTCCAGTTTGTCCAAGAAGTACCGTCAGGATGCAAAGTACCTTAACATGCGTTCCACCTATGCCAAACTGGCAGCTGTAGCTGTGTTTTTTATCATGTTAATAGTCTATGTGAGGTTCTGGTGGCTGTGA
- the SEC22B gene encoding vesicle-trafficking protein SEC22b isoform X1 — MVLLTMIARVADGLPLAASMQEDEQSGRDLQQYQSQAKQLFRKLNEQSPTRCTLEAGSMAFHYVIEKGVCYLVLCEATFPKKLAFAYLEDLHSEFDEQHGKKVPTVSRPYSFIEFDTYIQKTKKLYIDSRARRNLGSINTELQDVQRIMVANIEEVLQRGEALSALDSKANNLSSLSKKYRQDAKYLNMRSTYAKLAAVAVFFIMLIVYVRFWWL, encoded by the exons ATGGTGCTGCTGACTATGATCGCGCGGGTGGCGGACGGGCTCCCCCTGGCCGCCTCCATGCAGGAGGATGAGCAG tcaggtCGGGACCTGCAGCAGTATCAGAGCCAAGCTAAACAGCTTTTCCGGAAGCTGAATGAACAGTCGCCTACCAGATGCACCCTAGAAGCAGGATCCATGGCTTTCCA CTATGTTATTGAAAAAGGGGTGTGTTACCTGGTGTTGTGTGAGGCCACCTTCCCCAAGAAGCTGGCCTTTGCATATCTGGAGGATTTGCATTCTGAGTTTGATGAACAGCATGGAAAGAAGGTGCCGACGGTCTCCAGGCCTTATTCCTTCATTGAGTTCG ACACTTACATTCAGAAAACCAAAAAACTCTACATTGACAGCCGTGCAAGAAGGAACTTAGGCTCCATCAATACAGAGTTACAGGATGTGCAGAGAATCATGGTGGCCAACATTGAAGAAGTCTTACAGCGAGGAGAGGCGCTCTCAG CTTTGGATTCCAAGGCCAACAACTTGTCCAGTTTGTCCAAGAAGTACCGTCAGGATGCAAAGTACCTTAACATGCGTTCCACCTATGCCAAACTGGCAGCTGTAGCTGTGTTTTTTATCATGTTAATAGTCTATGTGAGGTTCTGGTGGCTGTGA